The following proteins are co-located in the Microbacterium sp. Clip185 genome:
- a CDS encoding ABC transporter permease, which translates to MSTSRGSWWRRLLSEPAGATGVVIVLALLAVAALATFWTPYDPQAADVAGRWAGPGPAHLLGTDATGRDILSILMAGARTTVVVAAGAGVIATVVGLSLAALGALTHRWVRESVAVLVDMLVAFPVLLIAMMISAVWGGSLAVVVWSVGIGFGVNIARVSRPELRRVLHSDFVVAARASGLSGWQNLTRHLLPNVAPVFIVQLSWSMAVAVLAEAGLSYLGFGAPVTDPSWGVLLSQLQQYLTVYPLSVLWPGLAITATVLGFNLLGDGLRDATDPTLRTRSGSARRARTHLPEVVA; encoded by the coding sequence ATGAGCACATCCCGCGGCTCCTGGTGGCGCCGGCTGCTGTCGGAGCCGGCCGGCGCGACCGGCGTGGTCATCGTCCTCGCGCTGCTGGCGGTGGCGGCCCTCGCCACCTTCTGGACGCCGTACGACCCGCAGGCCGCGGATGTGGCGGGCCGGTGGGCGGGGCCCGGGCCCGCGCATCTGCTGGGCACCGACGCCACCGGACGCGACATCCTGAGCATTCTCATGGCGGGCGCGCGAACGACGGTCGTTGTGGCCGCCGGTGCGGGTGTCATCGCGACGGTCGTGGGGCTCTCCCTCGCCGCTCTCGGCGCCCTCACCCACCGCTGGGTGCGGGAGTCCGTCGCGGTTCTGGTCGACATGCTCGTCGCCTTCCCGGTGCTGCTGATCGCCATGATGATCTCGGCGGTGTGGGGCGGGTCCCTCGCCGTCGTGGTCTGGTCGGTGGGGATCGGCTTCGGCGTGAACATCGCCAGGGTGAGCCGGCCCGAGCTGCGTCGGGTGCTTCACAGCGACTTCGTGGTGGCCGCACGCGCATCGGGGCTGTCCGGATGGCAGAACCTCACCCGGCACCTGCTGCCCAACGTCGCGCCCGTGTTCATCGTGCAGCTGTCCTGGTCCATGGCCGTCGCTGTACTCGCCGAGGCCGGGCTCAGCTATCTGGGCTTCGGAGCACCCGTCACGGATCCGTCCTGGGGCGTGCTGCTCTCGCAGCTCCAGCAGTACCTCACGGTCTATCCGCTGTCGGTGCTCTGGCCCGGCCTCGCCATCACCGCAACCGTGCTCGGGTTCAACCTGCTGGGCGATGGACTCCGCGACGCCACCGACCCGACGCTGCGCACCCGCAGCGGCTCGGCCCGCCGCGCGCGCACGCACCTCCCGGAGGTCGTCGCATGA
- a CDS encoding ABC transporter permease — protein sequence MIRYALMRLALLAAGLVVASVIIFFTLRILPGDVAQLIGGTNSTPEQIAAIRDRLNLDAPLVTQYLDWIGGVLRGDLGSSLLTGTPVASELAEKAQITLPLGALSLTIALLFAGPLGVVSALRRSRLGGTVIGVGAQTLAAVPVVWAGMMLVVVFAVWWGVLPAQGFPRDGWSDPGAALRSLVLPALTIGIVEGAMLLRFVRSATLQAMGQDYVRTAASQGLTRTRALVRHGLPNVGLSVVTVLGLQVAGIIVGAVVIEQLFSLPGIGRMLVRDVSARDLPMVQGELLALTAFVLLVGFVVDLVHRLIDPRQRESAA from the coding sequence GTGATCCGATACGCGCTGATGCGACTGGCCCTGCTCGCCGCGGGGCTGGTCGTGGCCAGCGTGATCATCTTCTTCACCCTGCGCATCCTGCCGGGAGATGTCGCGCAGCTGATCGGCGGCACGAACTCCACCCCCGAGCAGATCGCCGCGATCCGTGATCGGCTGAATCTGGATGCGCCTCTCGTGACCCAGTACCTCGATTGGATCGGCGGGGTCCTGCGCGGCGACCTCGGCTCCTCACTGCTGACCGGAACGCCGGTGGCATCCGAGCTCGCAGAGAAGGCGCAGATCACCCTTCCGCTCGGCGCCCTCTCGCTCACCATCGCGCTGCTGTTCGCCGGACCTCTCGGCGTCGTGTCGGCGCTCCGGCGCTCACGGCTGGGCGGCACCGTCATCGGTGTGGGCGCGCAGACGCTCGCGGCGGTCCCCGTGGTCTGGGCGGGCATGATGCTCGTGGTCGTTTTCGCGGTCTGGTGGGGTGTGCTTCCCGCGCAGGGCTTCCCCCGCGACGGCTGGAGCGATCCTGGAGCGGCGCTGCGTTCGCTCGTGCTGCCGGCTCTGACGATCGGCATCGTGGAGGGCGCGATGCTCCTGAGATTCGTGCGCAGCGCCACGCTGCAGGCCATGGGGCAGGATTATGTGCGCACCGCCGCCTCGCAGGGACTCACCCGCACCCGGGCACTCGTCCGGCACGGCCTGCCCAACGTCGGGCTCTCGGTCGTGACGGTGCTGGGGCTGCAGGTCGCCGGCATCATCGTGGGCGCCGTGGTCATCGAGCAACTGTTCTCGCTGCCCGGCATCGGGCGGATGCTGGTGCGTGATGTGTCGGCGCGCGACCTGCCCATGGTGCAGGGCGAGCTGCTCGCCCTCACGGCGTTCGTGCTGCTGGTCGGCTTCGTCGTCGACCTCGTGCACCGACTGATCGACCCGCGACAGAGGGAGTCGGCCGCATGA
- a CDS encoding ABC transporter substrate-binding protein, with protein sequence MHRRKPLALTALVAAAVLSLSACTSTTTPTPTGSPDADSSVVVRLALEPTNLDIRQTSGSALDQILIDNLYQGLVARTPEQEIVPALASDWTVSDDRLTYTFTLREGVTFHDGQPLTPEDVVYSLTQHRDNAGWVDASTLANVTGVTADGQKITLTLSQPDSQLLWNLSGRAGIVLKEGDSVDYQTAANGTGPFTLERWTRGDNITFARNPAYWGTPAKAAEVVFDYIPDNQAALNAALAGEVDVVTGFDANLKTQIEANGDFSLVVGDSTDKGTLAFNQTSGPLADKRVRQAIRQAIDHDAFVEALGAGKTMYGPIPSLDPGYEDLSEVAPYDPDAAKKLLADAGASDTTLTLTIPSFYPATISQLLVSDLNAVGITLKVDSVDFPTWLKNVYMNHDYELSFVLHTEARDFINWTNPEYYFTYDNPQVTELYAQARAATTDEEAAKLLAQAARIVSDDAAADWLYNGASVVAVGTNVSGFPSVNVNERLNVTELGKSDG encoded by the coding sequence ATGCACCGCCGAAAGCCCCTCGCCCTCACAGCGCTCGTGGCCGCCGCCGTTCTCTCCCTCTCCGCGTGCACGTCCACGACGACGCCGACGCCGACGGGCTCCCCGGATGCGGACTCCTCCGTCGTCGTGCGGCTCGCGCTCGAGCCCACGAACCTCGACATCCGTCAGACCTCGGGCTCGGCGCTGGATCAGATCCTCATCGACAACCTGTACCAGGGCCTCGTCGCACGCACGCCCGAGCAGGAGATCGTGCCGGCGCTGGCCAGCGACTGGACCGTCTCGGACGACCGCCTGACCTACACCTTCACTCTGCGCGAGGGCGTCACCTTCCACGACGGTCAGCCGCTGACCCCCGAAGACGTCGTCTACTCTCTGACACAGCACCGCGACAACGCCGGATGGGTCGACGCCTCGACCCTCGCGAACGTCACGGGCGTGACGGCGGACGGCCAGAAGATCACGCTCACCCTCTCCCAGCCCGACTCGCAGCTGCTGTGGAACCTCAGCGGCCGCGCCGGCATCGTCCTCAAGGAGGGCGACAGCGTCGATTATCAGACGGCGGCCAACGGCACCGGCCCCTTCACGCTCGAGCGCTGGACGCGCGGCGACAACATCACGTTCGCCCGCAACCCCGCCTACTGGGGCACGCCCGCGAAGGCGGCAGAGGTCGTGTTCGATTACATTCCCGACAACCAGGCAGCGCTCAATGCCGCTCTGGCGGGCGAGGTCGATGTGGTCACGGGCTTCGACGCGAACCTGAAGACGCAGATCGAGGCGAACGGCGACTTCTCCCTCGTCGTCGGCGACTCGACCGACAAGGGCACGCTCGCCTTCAATCAGACCTCGGGACCGCTCGCGGACAAGCGGGTGCGTCAGGCCATCCGCCAGGCCATCGATCACGACGCGTTCGTCGAGGCGTTGGGCGCGGGCAAGACCATGTACGGCCCCATCCCGTCCCTCGACCCGGGTTACGAGGACCTCTCGGAGGTCGCCCCGTACGATCCCGACGCCGCCAAGAAGCTCCTCGCGGATGCCGGCGCCTCAGACACGACGCTGACGCTCACCATCCCCTCCTTCTATCCGGCGACGATCTCGCAGCTGCTCGTCTCGGACCTGAACGCGGTCGGCATCACGCTCAAGGTCGACTCGGTGGACTTCCCGACCTGGCTCAAGAACGTCTACATGAACCACGACTACGAGTTGAGCTTCGTGCTGCACACCGAGGCACGCGACTTCATCAACTGGACCAACCCGGAGTACTACTTCACCTACGACAACCCGCAGGTGACCGAGCTCTACGCCCAGGCGCGGGCTGCCACGACCGATGAGGAGGCGGCGAAGCTGCTCGCGCAGGCCGCCCGCATCGTCTCCGACGACGCCGCCGCGGACTGGCTGTACAACGGAGCCAGCGTGGTCGCCGTCGGCACGAACGTCTCGGGCTTCCCCTCGGTGAACGTCAATGAGCGGCTCAACGTGACCGAACTCGGCAAGAGCGACGGGTGA
- a CDS encoding alpha/beta fold hydrolase, producing MTDDAFDEFSFLPLQAESLGLTRPLPPVERRALTLPDGRTLSALRYGDDPPVVTFLHGAGLNAHTWDTTILALGLPALAIDLAGHGDSSWRDDARYVARTLAQDVVPALESWTRVPQVLVGHSLGALTATAVAAARGDLVRSLVLIDLTPGVDPAAGPAQMRAFFAGPTDWADREELVERALSFGLGGSREAATRGVYLNSRVRPDGRVEWKHHFAHLAAAAASDTEDGAPDTVRELLAASGWDDLAAVHAPITLVRGDAGYVTEADADEFRRHRPDADVIVVPAHHNVHEQIPEHLAALLSRIVDHG from the coding sequence GTGACCGACGACGCTTTCGACGAGTTCTCCTTCCTGCCCCTCCAGGCCGAGAGCCTCGGACTCACCCGGCCACTTCCCCCGGTCGAGCGGCGCGCTCTGACCCTGCCGGACGGCAGGACCCTCTCCGCTCTCCGATACGGCGACGACCCCCCGGTCGTGACGTTCCTCCACGGCGCGGGCCTGAACGCGCACACCTGGGACACGACGATCCTCGCCCTCGGGCTGCCCGCCCTGGCGATCGATCTCGCGGGTCACGGCGACTCCTCCTGGCGCGACGACGCGCGCTACGTCGCGCGCACGCTCGCCCAGGATGTGGTACCCGCCCTCGAATCGTGGACCCGGGTCCCGCAGGTGCTGGTGGGGCATTCCCTCGGCGCGCTCACTGCGACCGCGGTGGCGGCGGCGCGCGGCGACCTGGTGCGCAGCCTCGTGCTCATCGACCTCACCCCCGGGGTGGATCCCGCCGCGGGTCCCGCGCAGATGCGGGCGTTCTTCGCCGGCCCGACCGACTGGGCAGACCGGGAGGAGCTCGTCGAGCGCGCGCTGTCCTTCGGCCTGGGAGGCTCGCGCGAGGCCGCCACCCGCGGCGTGTATCTGAACTCGCGCGTACGCCCCGACGGGCGCGTGGAGTGGAAGCACCACTTCGCCCACCTCGCGGCGGCGGCCGCATCCGACACCGAAGACGGCGCACCCGACACCGTGCGCGAGCTTCTCGCCGCGAGCGGATGGGACGACCTCGCCGCCGTGCACGCCCCGATAACCCTCGTGCGCGGCGACGCGGGATACGTGACGGAGGCGGATGCAGACGAGTTCCGCCGGCATCGCCCGGATGCCGACGTGATCGTCGTGCCCGCGCACCACAACGTGCACGAGCAGATACCGGAGCACCTCGCCGCGCTCCTGAGCCGGATCGTCGACCACGGATGA
- a CDS encoding carboxymuconolactone decarboxylase family protein, giving the protein MGDQRRVHLSKAAPEVYQAIDAMAKQVGALAADAGVDPRLKELVQLHASQLNGCAYCVRVHLERGMKAGLDVDTVAQLPTWRESGVFTERERAALELTESLTFIHEEGVSDEVYDRVGSVLTEAEYVALSWIIISINAFNRLAIAGRYPVPPRTASAP; this is encoded by the coding sequence ATGGGCGATCAGCGGCGCGTGCACCTGTCGAAGGCGGCACCGGAGGTCTATCAGGCGATCGATGCGATGGCCAAGCAGGTGGGTGCGCTCGCCGCGGATGCCGGTGTCGATCCGCGTCTGAAAGAGCTGGTGCAGCTGCACGCCTCGCAACTCAACGGCTGCGCCTACTGCGTGCGGGTGCACCTCGAGCGGGGCATGAAGGCGGGTCTCGACGTCGACACCGTCGCACAGCTGCCGACATGGCGGGAGTCAGGTGTCTTCACCGAGCGCGAGCGTGCGGCCCTGGAGCTCACCGAGTCGCTGACGTTCATCCATGAGGAAGGCGTCTCGGACGAGGTCTACGACCGGGTCGGCTCCGTTCTCACCGAGGCCGAGTACGTCGCGCTGAGCTGGATCATCATCTCGATCAACGCGTTCAACCGTCTCGCCATCGCCGGCCGGTATCCGGTGCCGCCGCGCACCGCGTCGGCACCATGA
- a CDS encoding tyrosine-protein phosphatase, giving the protein MSEPGGLITGAVNFRDIGGLPARGRTTRSGVLFRSGNLARLDEGTRRRIAGLGLRRIVDLRDDDEVRADPTFLGPDEPETVRVPLFLGSVASFFAEDVSLAEMYDRLVDDSAPALATVVRAVVEEQPVLVHCTVGKDRTGVSIALILAAAGVDEDAVVADYARTAASLPATRNRQVVAWLRAAHPEARHAVELATASPAPVMRAVLRRLRAQYGSVGEYLTAAGVGAAELVELRRILIA; this is encoded by the coding sequence ATGAGCGAACCCGGCGGTCTCATCACCGGAGCCGTCAACTTCCGCGACATCGGCGGGCTGCCCGCGCGCGGCAGGACGACCCGCAGTGGCGTGCTCTTCCGATCCGGTAACCTCGCCCGCCTGGACGAAGGCACCCGCCGTCGTATCGCGGGGCTCGGCCTGCGGCGAATCGTGGACCTGCGCGACGACGACGAGGTGCGCGCCGATCCCACATTCCTCGGACCGGATGAACCGGAGACCGTGCGCGTGCCGCTCTTCCTCGGATCCGTCGCCTCGTTCTTCGCCGAGGACGTGAGTCTCGCGGAGATGTACGACCGGCTCGTGGACGACTCCGCGCCCGCGCTCGCCACGGTCGTGCGAGCCGTGGTGGAGGAGCAGCCCGTCCTCGTGCACTGCACGGTGGGCAAGGACCGCACCGGTGTCTCGATCGCGCTGATCCTCGCAGCAGCGGGCGTCGACGAGGACGCCGTCGTCGCGGATTACGCCCGCACCGCAGCGTCCCTGCCCGCTACACGCAACCGTCAGGTGGTGGCGTGGCTCCGCGCGGCCCACCCCGAGGCCCGCCACGCCGTGGAACTGGCCACGGCGTCTCCGGCGCCCGTCATGCGGGCTGTGCTGCGTCGGCTGCGTGCACAATACGGATCGGTCGGCGAGTACCTCACCGCCGCGGGCGTCGGCGCTGCCGAGCTCGTCGAGCTGCGCCGCATCCTCATCGCGTAG
- a CDS encoding SIP domain-containing protein, producing the protein MSENDVHNANACRASKHTRAQHLVTADESSLDDLEMLLATLPMCSTGRVFVEVPDAAHIAEIRVPARMTITWLTRDSRTGAPGTGRSCAPGEALSRAVVAWADEMLCDDDGCGTAVTLLGGYLGTADIFDHLVERRGIDAARIHTPARFGLATA; encoded by the coding sequence ATGTCCGAGAACGACGTCCACAACGCGAACGCGTGCCGTGCGTCTAAGCACACCCGCGCGCAGCACCTGGTGACCGCTGATGAGTCGTCGCTCGACGACCTCGAGATGCTGCTCGCGACGCTGCCGATGTGTTCGACCGGTCGGGTGTTCGTCGAGGTTCCGGATGCGGCTCATATCGCCGAGATCCGTGTCCCTGCCCGCATGACGATCACGTGGTTGACCCGCGACAGCCGCACTGGCGCTCCCGGCACCGGGCGTTCCTGCGCGCCGGGCGAGGCGCTGAGTCGGGCGGTCGTGGCGTGGGCCGACGAGATGCTGTGCGACGACGACGGATGCGGCACAGCGGTCACCCTGCTCGGGGGATACCTCGGCACCGCCGACATCTTCGACCACCTGGTGGAGCGCCGCGGTATCGATGCGGCACGTATCCACACCCCCGCGCGCTTCGGACTCGCGACCGCCTGA
- a CDS encoding GIY-YIG nuclease family protein has protein sequence MPHVYMLECADGSLYVGSTVDLERQLAQHQNGAGAAYTRRRLPVRLFWSTEFARIDEAFGWEKRLQGWSHAKRRAFAEGGLDAVIGWSARSRRAATE, from the coding sequence ATGCCCCACGTGTACATGCTCGAATGCGCCGACGGCTCGCTGTACGTCGGCAGCACGGTAGACCTCGAAAGGCAGCTCGCGCAGCATCAGAACGGTGCGGGCGCCGCCTACACACGACGGAGACTGCCGGTGCGGCTGTTCTGGAGCACGGAGTTCGCACGCATCGATGAGGCATTCGGATGGGAGAAGCGCCTCCAGGGCTGGAGTCACGCGAAACGCCGCGCCTTCGCCGAAGGCGGCCTGGACGCCGTCATCGGTTGGAGCGCCCGCTCGCGGCGGGCGGCTACAGAGTGA
- a CDS encoding Fe-S oxidoreductase, whose translation MSAARPPAGWQERADRAVARSRSLERWIPSFLLDSPISALGYAYGCAVGWVWGTLWSRGRIERRGRLFVFRGMPSWAFPRGGVCVGHCFLTGDGRIDDRLIAHESVHERQWRRFGMLMPILYSIAGRDPLQNRFEIEAGLADGNYIPR comes from the coding sequence GTGAGCGCGGCAAGACCTCCCGCAGGATGGCAGGAGCGCGCCGACCGCGCCGTGGCGCGGTCGCGCTCACTGGAGCGGTGGATCCCATCGTTCCTGCTCGACTCCCCGATCAGTGCGCTGGGCTACGCCTACGGGTGCGCGGTGGGGTGGGTATGGGGAACGCTCTGGAGCCGAGGGCGCATCGAGCGGCGCGGCCGCCTGTTCGTGTTCCGGGGGATGCCGTCGTGGGCGTTTCCGCGGGGCGGGGTGTGCGTGGGGCACTGCTTCCTCACCGGCGACGGCCGCATCGATGATCGGCTCATCGCGCACGAATCCGTGCATGAGCGGCAATGGCGCCGGTTCGGGATGCTGATGCCGATCCTCTACAGCATCGCCGGCCGTGACCCGCTGCAGAACCGGTTCGAGATCGAAGCCGGGCTTGCCGACGGCAACTACATCCCGCGCTGA
- a CDS encoding arginase family protein has product MTRFLITPVWQGSPSARAMQLVDGAEAIAGDLPRAACTSVPVPLGAGEALGTGVHRYSALRQVQQDLREALAASDERALTVGGDCSVGVAAVERSARAGRIAVVWVDAHPDLHTPESSSSHAFGGMALRAVLGDGAPDLALAAGTVSPADVVLVAARAMDEAEQEYIDAHGITVIDAAALSDAAVLAQTVQGLGVDAVHVHVDVDALDPAEMPGVKDSEPFGASLPELVAGLKALREAVPLAGSSLAGFAPASPAAASDDMGTLLRLVGALA; this is encoded by the coding sequence ATGACACGGTTCCTCATCACGCCCGTGTGGCAGGGCTCGCCCTCCGCGCGCGCCATGCAGCTCGTGGACGGCGCGGAGGCCATCGCGGGCGATCTGCCGCGCGCGGCGTGCACGAGCGTGCCGGTTCCGCTCGGTGCGGGAGAGGCGCTCGGCACCGGCGTGCACCGCTACAGCGCGCTACGCCAGGTGCAGCAGGACCTCCGTGAGGCCCTCGCCGCATCCGACGAGCGCGCGCTCACTGTCGGCGGCGACTGCTCGGTCGGCGTCGCGGCCGTGGAGCGCTCGGCACGCGCCGGGCGGATCGCAGTCGTCTGGGTCGACGCGCATCCGGATCTGCACACACCGGAGTCCTCCTCCTCGCACGCGTTCGGCGGAATGGCGCTGCGCGCCGTGCTCGGCGACGGTGCGCCCGATCTCGCGCTGGCGGCAGGCACCGTCTCGCCGGCAGACGTCGTACTCGTCGCCGCTCGCGCCATGGACGAGGCGGAGCAGGAGTACATCGATGCGCACGGCATCACCGTGATCGATGCGGCAGCGCTTTCGGATGCGGCAGTCCTCGCCCAGACCGTTCAGGGGCTCGGTGTCGATGCGGTCCATGTGCACGTCGATGTCGACGCGCTCGATCCCGCCGAAATGCCCGGCGTGAAGGATTCCGAACCCTTCGGCGCCTCGCTGCCGGAGCTGGTCGCAGGCTTGAAGGCGCTGCGCGAAGCGGTGCCGCTGGCCGGATCCTCCCTCGCGGGTTTCGCGCCCGCATCCCCCGCCGCCGCGAGCGATGACATGGGCACTCTGCTGCGACTGGTCGGGGCCCTCGCGTGA
- a CDS encoding PspA/IM30 family protein: MAKQSIFGRISTLVRANINAMIDQAEDPQKMLDQLVRDYTNNIADAEAAIAETIGNLRLLERDHQEDVQAAAEWGSKALAASRRADEMRRAGNTTDADKFDNLAKIALQRQISEENEAKASAPQIAAQTEVVDKLKDGLNGMKQKLEQLRSKRSELLARAKVAEAQNKVHDAIKSVNVLDPTSELGRFEDKIRRQEALAAGKAELAASSLDAQFESLEDVGELTEVEARLAALKAGGSTQGALGAGATGDELGQQQQLPQQHQQ; this comes from the coding sequence ATGGCCAAGCAGTCCATCTTCGGACGCATCTCAACCCTCGTCCGGGCGAACATCAACGCGATGATCGACCAGGCCGAGGACCCGCAGAAGATGCTCGACCAGCTCGTGCGCGACTACACCAACAACATCGCCGACGCAGAAGCCGCGATCGCCGAGACGATCGGCAACCTGCGCCTGCTCGAGCGCGACCACCAGGAGGACGTCCAGGCGGCCGCGGAGTGGGGAAGCAAGGCGCTCGCGGCGAGCCGCCGCGCAGACGAGATGCGCCGCGCAGGCAACACGACCGACGCCGACAAGTTCGACAACCTCGCGAAGATCGCCCTGCAGCGTCAGATCTCCGAGGAGAACGAGGCGAAGGCCTCCGCTCCGCAGATCGCCGCGCAGACCGAGGTCGTCGACAAGCTCAAGGACGGCCTCAACGGCATGAAGCAGAAGCTCGAGCAGCTTCGCTCCAAGCGCAGCGAACTCCTTGCGCGCGCCAAGGTCGCCGAGGCCCAGAACAAGGTGCACGACGCCATCAAGAGCGTCAACGTCCTCGACCCCACCAGCGAACTCGGCCGCTTCGAAGACAAGATCCGTCGCCAGGAGGCGCTGGCCGCCGGCAAGGCGGAGCTCGCCGCATCCAGCCTCGACGCGCAGTTCGAGAGCCTCGAGGACGTGGGTGAGCTGACCGAGGTCGAGGCGCGCCTGGCGGCACTGAAGGCGGGTGGGTCGACACAGGGCGCGCTCGGCGCCGGCGCCACGGGCGATGAGCTCGGCCAGCAGCAGCAGCTGCCCCAGCAGCACCAGCAGTGA
- a CDS encoding TPM domain-containing protein encodes MRPRWAYALVAALAAVFLVASPAAATPPVQLGASYVSDEAGVLGDAERAQVEDRLEQLAEADNLNLWVVYVDRFSNPSDAKEWATQTAEQGGLGPNQYLLAIAVDARQYWISSDTSGPLDANQITTVDQDWVYPALRDGDWAGAAIAAADGMSAARSGAAAGGGSAGGGAPGTGSSGSSDSGGAVGIVIIVVSVLALLAVGTYFVIRAARRRAASRPAESTEDLGKRAAAALVAADDALREAEQEHGFAAAQFGEEATRGLREALTTARTELDQAFTLRQQLDDEIPDTDEQVRAWHEQTLQLATSADQRVQTQLEAFADLRRIEQHLPATRERLRMSRAEAAPALQSAQERFTELTASYPAAALSTIGDNTAQAADRLALADAQLAAAEAAVAAGDTGKAAVALRTAEQAIAQARQLADAVGAHGDRIAAAASQIPALRAELTRDLAAAGPLPDPDGALAAASAAARAQLDAPAEDPVATLAALQRVDDELDALLRSARDAAARAEHARQVLPPTLAHAQAQIGAAEDFISSRRGAVGATARTRLADARASFALAQQQAQAAPEQALDAASRAARLAADAISAAQSDVSGFSGGSGGGGDFGAMLGGILIGSALGGGRRRSGGFGGGFGGGGFGGGFGGGGFGGGFGGGGFRGGSGGGFGGGGSRGGSGGRF; translated from the coding sequence ATGCGACCACGCTGGGCATATGCACTGGTGGCCGCGCTGGCCGCGGTCTTCCTGGTTGCGAGCCCGGCCGCCGCGACGCCTCCGGTTCAGCTCGGCGCCTCCTACGTCAGCGACGAGGCCGGGGTCCTCGGCGACGCGGAACGCGCCCAGGTGGAGGATCGTCTCGAGCAGCTCGCCGAGGCCGACAACCTCAATCTGTGGGTCGTGTACGTCGACCGCTTCAGCAACCCGTCCGACGCGAAGGAGTGGGCGACCCAGACGGCCGAGCAGGGTGGGCTCGGCCCCAACCAGTACCTGCTGGCCATCGCCGTCGACGCCCGTCAGTACTGGATCTCGAGCGACACCTCGGGTCCGCTCGACGCGAATCAGATCACGACGGTCGATCAGGACTGGGTGTATCCGGCTCTTCGCGACGGCGACTGGGCGGGCGCCGCGATCGCCGCGGCCGACGGCATGTCCGCGGCCCGTAGCGGGGCCGCCGCCGGCGGTGGGTCCGCCGGCGGCGGCGCGCCCGGCACGGGATCCTCGGGCTCCTCTGACTCCGGCGGGGCGGTGGGCATCGTCATCATCGTCGTCTCCGTTCTGGCGCTGCTGGCGGTCGGCACGTACTTCGTCATCCGCGCGGCTCGGCGGCGCGCCGCATCCCGCCCCGCGGAGAGCACGGAGGATCTCGGCAAGCGCGCGGCCGCGGCCCTCGTCGCCGCCGACGACGCCCTGCGCGAGGCAGAGCAGGAGCACGGCTTCGCCGCCGCGCAGTTCGGCGAAGAGGCCACGAGAGGACTCCGCGAGGCTCTGACCACGGCGCGTACAGAGCTGGATCAGGCGTTCACCCTGCGCCAGCAGCTGGACGACGAGATCCCCGACACCGACGAGCAGGTGCGTGCGTGGCACGAGCAGACTCTGCAGCTGGCCACCTCGGCCGATCAGCGCGTTCAGACTCAGCTCGAGGCGTTCGCCGATCTGCGACGGATCGAACAGCATCTTCCCGCGACCCGGGAGCGGCTCCGCATGTCCCGGGCCGAGGCGGCTCCAGCCCTCCAGAGCGCTCAGGAGCGCTTCACCGAGCTGACCGCCTCGTACCCGGCCGCGGCCCTGAGCACCATCGGCGACAACACGGCACAGGCCGCTGACCGGCTCGCTCTCGCCGATGCACAGCTCGCCGCCGCCGAAGCCGCGGTGGCCGCCGGCGACACCGGGAAGGCCGCCGTCGCATTGCGCACCGCCGAGCAGGCCATCGCGCAGGCGCGACAACTGGCCGATGCGGTCGGCGCGCACGGCGACCGCATCGCCGCCGCCGCATCACAGATCCCGGCGCTGCGCGCCGAACTCACGCGGGACCTCGCCGCGGCCGGGCCCTTGCCCGACCCCGACGGGGCACTCGCCGCCGCGTCCGCGGCCGCTCGCGCGCAGCTCGACGCGCCCGCCGAGGATCCGGTGGCGACCCTCGCGGCACTGCAGCGGGTCGACGACGAACTCGACGCCCTGCTGCGCTCTGCACGCGACGCGGCGGCCCGCGCCGAGCATGCACGTCAGGTGCTGCCACCGACGCTCGCGCACGCGCAGGCCCAGATCGGGGCCGCCGAGGACTTCATCTCATCGCGCCGAGGCGCGGTCGGCGCCACAGCCCGCACCCGCCTGGCAGATGCGCGCGCGTCGTTCGCCCTGGCACAACAGCAGGCTCAGGCGGCGCCCGAGCAGGCACTGGATGCGGCCTCACGCGCCGCCCGTCTCGCGGCCGACGCCATCTCCGCCGCCCAGTCGGACGTCTCCGGCTTCTCCGGAGGATCCGGCGGCGGGGGCGATTTCGGCGCAATGCTCGGCGGCATCCTCATCGGCTCCGCGCTGGGCGGCGGTCGCCGGCGCAGCGGCGGCTTCGGCGGGGGCTTCGGCGGCGGGGGCTTCGGCGGGGGCTTCGGCGGCGGGGGCTTCGGCGGGGGCTTCGGCGGCGGGGGCTTCCGCGGCGGGAGCGGCGGCGGCTTCGGCGGCGGCGGTTCCCGAGGCGGCAGCGGCGGCAGATTCTGA